The Rhizobium rosettiformans genomic sequence GACCGGCGAATCGAAATTTCGTCGAGTCGCGACTCGCCGAGGAAGGTCGTCGGATAGTGACGGCCGCTATGCGGGGAATTATAGACGAATGGAATGGTCTGGATCGCGGGCTCTCGAACCTCAAACAGCTCGATTTCGTTGGTCATCCGCTTCCCAGGGCCTCTTCTTTACCAAGTCACAAACTTGTTGCGTCTCTCATGTTGCCAGTCGCCCGGTGCAAAGTCCATACTCCCGGAAATGGCGGAGCAGGCTCACTTTTTCGTTGTTCACCGGTTCTTTACTGAGCCGAACCTAAAGTGAGCGGCTGCAAGCTTACCCATGCAATCGAGTACAGCGGTCCCTAAATGACTCAGAAAATCCTTCTCGCCGAAGATGACAACGACATGCGCCGGTTCCTGGTAAAGGCGCTCGAAAAGGCAGGCTACAAGGTCTCCTCCTTCGACAACGGCGCCTCAGCCTATGACCGCCTGCGGGAAGAACCCTTCTCCCTTCTCCTCACCGACATCGTGATGCCGGAAATGGACGGCATCGAGCTCGCGCGCCGCGCCACCGAACTCGATCCGGACCTGAAGGTCATGTTCATCACCGGCTTTGCAGCCGTTGCCTTGAACGCCGACTCGAAGGCGCCGAAAGACGCAAAGGTCCTGTCCAAGCCTTTCCACCTTCGCGATCTCGTCGACGAAGTGAACAAACTCCTTGCTGCGTAAGGCCTGCCGAAGGGGTTGAAAAAAT encodes the following:
- the cpdR1 gene encoding response regulator CpdR1 codes for the protein MTQKILLAEDDNDMRRFLVKALEKAGYKVSSFDNGASAYDRLREEPFSLLLTDIVMPEMDGIELARRATELDPDLKVMFITGFAAVALNADSKAPKDAKVLSKPFHLRDLVDEVNKLLAA